From the genome of Variovorax sp. RA8, one region includes:
- a CDS encoding toprim domain-containing protein encodes MNASELKPRMAERAADIAKYLLPGGKQRAGEWKIGNTSGEPGDSLSVCIRGHKAGVWSDFASGEGGDLLDLWMACRGLGIVDAMKEVKQYLGIRDDFPKPPEKTYRRPVSPGVPAAKGRALEWLRGRGLTDETIRAFKVAEQVQHGKIYAVFPFIDQHGELINIKYRNIDEKKDMRQEAGAAPCLFGWHLIDAKARVVTITEGEIDAMTLHQMRIPTLSVNQGAGNHQWLETDWDKLERFDEILVCFDNDEAGDKGAKEVIQRLGVERCRRVRLGAKDANQWLQDGAEAVDFQQAMDDARPLDPEELRNADDFTPEVESLFYPDPDAPRDPVLQFDRTFDFFEFRLCEYTCWTGINGHGKSLMLDQVLLGLMAQGERVVVFSGEMMPGRHLLRMHKQATGLGKPTREYIRAVGAWLRERCWLFDLVGIARLDRLLEVFGYAARRYGVRHFVIDSLMMIDVPADGPGAITKQNEAVQKITAFAKAHGAHIHIVAHPRKLKDEAEAPSKMEVAGAGGIVNRADNVFSVWRAQKDEAPPNPNDGEAVAAWEAQQADFDAKLILKKQRNGLTQDYTLLLWFDKASMQYRSQSRRYPLSYVPFSNQENQ; translated from the coding sequence ATGAACGCGAGCGAGCTGAAGCCGCGCATGGCCGAGCGGGCGGCCGACATCGCGAAGTACCTGTTGCCGGGCGGCAAGCAGCGCGCCGGTGAGTGGAAGATCGGGAACACCAGCGGGGAGCCAGGCGACAGCCTGTCCGTGTGCATCCGCGGGCACAAGGCCGGTGTCTGGTCGGACTTCGCGAGCGGGGAGGGCGGGGATCTGCTCGATCTGTGGATGGCCTGCCGCGGTCTCGGCATCGTGGACGCGATGAAGGAGGTCAAGCAGTACCTCGGCATCCGTGACGACTTCCCGAAGCCGCCGGAGAAAACCTACCGTCGGCCAGTCAGCCCTGGCGTGCCGGCAGCGAAGGGCAGGGCGCTGGAGTGGCTGCGCGGCCGCGGGCTGACCGACGAGACGATCCGGGCTTTCAAGGTCGCCGAGCAGGTGCAGCACGGCAAGATTTACGCCGTCTTCCCGTTCATCGACCAGCACGGCGAGCTGATCAACATCAAGTACCGCAACATCGACGAAAAGAAGGACATGCGGCAGGAGGCGGGCGCCGCGCCGTGCCTGTTCGGTTGGCACTTGATCGACGCGAAGGCCCGGGTTGTGACGATCACCGAGGGCGAGATCGACGCCATGACGCTCCACCAGATGCGGATCCCCACGCTGTCGGTGAACCAGGGTGCTGGCAATCACCAGTGGCTCGAAACCGACTGGGACAAGCTCGAACGCTTCGACGAGATCCTGGTCTGCTTCGACAACGACGAGGCCGGCGACAAGGGCGCAAAGGAGGTCATCCAGCGTCTGGGAGTGGAGCGCTGCCGTCGCGTGCGCTTGGGCGCGAAGGACGCGAACCAGTGGCTGCAAGACGGAGCCGAGGCGGTGGACTTCCAGCAGGCGATGGACGACGCGCGGCCGCTGGACCCCGAGGAACTGCGGAACGCCGACGACTTCACGCCAGAGGTCGAATCGTTGTTCTATCCCGATCCCGACGCGCCGCGCGACCCCGTGCTTCAGTTCGACCGCACGTTCGACTTCTTCGAGTTCCGACTGTGCGAGTACACCTGCTGGACCGGCATCAACGGGCACGGCAAGAGCCTGATGCTCGATCAGGTCTTGCTTGGGCTCATGGCCCAAGGTGAGCGGGTGGTGGTGTTCTCGGGCGAGATGATGCCGGGCAGGCACCTCCTGCGCATGCACAAGCAGGCTACCGGCCTGGGCAAGCCGACACGCGAGTACATCCGGGCTGTCGGCGCGTGGCTTCGCGAAAGGTGCTGGCTCTTCGACCTGGTCGGCATCGCGAGGCTCGATCGTCTGCTCGAGGTGTTCGGCTACGCGGCCCGCCGGTACGGTGTCCGCCACTTCGTCATCGACAGCTTGATGATGATCGACGTTCCGGCCGACGGGCCTGGCGCGATCACCAAGCAGAACGAGGCGGTGCAGAAGATCACCGCGTTCGCCAAAGCTCACGGCGCGCACATTCACATCGTCGCGCACCCCCGGAAGCTGAAGGACGAGGCGGAGGCACCGAGCAAGATGGAGGTGGCCGGCGCGGGCGGAATCGTCAACCGTGCAGACAACGTCTTTTCGGTCTGGCGCGCCCAGAAGGATGAGGCGCCCCCGAACCCAAACGATGGCGAGGCGGTGGCGGCCTGGGAAGCGCAGCAGGCCGACTTCGACGCGAAGTTGATCCTGAAGAAGCAGCGCAACGGGCTCACGCAGGACTACACGCTCCTGCTGTGGTTCGACAAGGCATCTATGCAGTACCGTTCCCAGTCGCGGCGCTACCCGCTGTCCTACGTCCCTTTTTCAAACCAGGAGAACCAATGA